A stretch of DNA from Acidimicrobiia bacterium:
ATTCGTTGTAGATACCTTCTTCTGCGTCCTTTGCTCTCTGGCGCAGCCTAGAAGCTAGTACCTTTACCAATCTTGGCGGTACGAGCTCTTCGGGTTCGATCCGGATGCTTTTTGCTGCATCTGATAGAGCCGGCCTGGAGAGATAGGCAAGTTTTGCCGTAAGGGGGGCTAGAGTGTAGAGCAGAAACGTTATTCCTATCTGATTGACGTTAAAGCTCTCTACCACTAGGAACGAGAGCACCGATATCGTTCCGCCCCCTATCAGCAAGCGCAACTCTCGCAGCTCCGAATTGACTTTGAATCCTCGCCTGAAACGCTGAGCCACGATTGTCTCGGCACGTTTGCAGGCGTTTGCCATGCGCCAAGCGGGGACGAAAACTGCGCCTAGCAGCCACAGAAACGCGCCGAGCCCCAAAATCCCGGCCGAGTAGAACCAAGAGATAAAGACGTTATGAGGTCCGTTGGCAATTTGATTGGGTCCGTATAGCCTGAAAAACTCGAATCCTTGATATCGCAGAAAAACAACGCGAAAAGTGTCGATTCCCCATCCAAATATGGGCCTATCTAGGCCTGCCCTGATTCCTGCCTCCCAAAGTAGAATCCGCTGTCGGCTGGAGGAGTCGCCTGCAGAGAACATCGACAAAAGTCGGGAAAACAAGTTGGTCCTTCCTCTCAGAACCAGAGCCGCGAACAAAAAGGCAATTACCGAAGCCCCAGCGGTTGCCAAGAATGGAGCCGGTCGCTTGCGTATCTCAGGGGAAAACAACATACCGAGCGCTACTGCGACCACTGCTAGCGCAGCCCACGAGCCGCGACTCTGAGTCTGAAGAATTTCCAAGAAGGCCAATCCTGCGAATACCCAGCCAATTCCCTTTACCAAAAGGTCCGAGGAGATGGCTATGAGTACCACCGCGATCGGTAAACAGATGGCCAAGAAGCCGGCGAAGTGATTGGGGTTCCCATACGTCGAGAAGATAGACGACGTCTTAAAAGAGGCAGCACCCCAAAGTTCCCAGTCGAGCTTTATGCGGCCCTCAGTTACGAAGGTGACATACTGGAGCACGCCGTAGATAGCCGATAACAGGCCACCGACAAAGACGAGACTATAAAACGCTGATTTGACCTGACGTTTGTCGTCGAATACATCGGCGGTAGCGAGGCCGAGAATAGTAAAAGCCGCTATCGAAATAAGGCCGTCGTATGACTTATAGAAGCCCAAGATCGATATAACTTTTGCGAAACTCGCTGCGGTGGCAAGTCCAGTTGTGACTAGCAGGGCTAGCATCGGCAGTTCTATACCGGTCTTAGGGTAGATGAGCCTGCGCCGCTGAACAGTCTCGGCGATCCACAATCCGACTATTACGATTGTCGCTACCAAAACGAGGGTGAACTTGGTGAGGTTGAAAACGTCAAAGGTATCGGTGTTGAAGGCCAGTGGTACGGCAGCCATCAGGAATACGATCGTCCAGCGCCTTGCCGTACGCAAACGATCGCTCAACATGGAAGTTTGTGGATTCGAGTAGAAGGGACGACCACGGTGGAAACGCTGGAATGAGCAGAAAGGTAGTGGTGACTGGGGGAGCCGGTTACATCGGCTCCCATGTAGTAGACGCGCTCGTAAGACAGGGAGCCGAAGTCTTCGTTATAGACGATCTCTCCTCGGGCAGTACCGAAAACATCTCTCGTCATTTTGGATCCGAAAACTTTCACTTCATAAAAGCATCCGTCTTGGACGAAAAGGTAGTCGACCAGTTCGTCGCCGGATCCGAGCTTGTTTTTCATTTAGCAGCTGCAGTAGGAGTTCGAACGATAGTAGAACAGCCCCTAGAATCGCTACTAGTAAACGTAGAGGGAACTCGGGTCGTCCTCGACGCTGCATGGAGGCACGGAGTTCGGTTGGTTTTTGCCTCGACTTCAGAAGTGTACGGCAAGGCATCTCGAGTTCCCTTCTCCGAAACCGATGACCGACTGCTTGGTCCAACAACGGTCCACCGGTGGGGATATGCGACGGCCAAGGCATTAGACGAGCACCTCGCTTTTGCATACGCCGACAAAGGTCTTTCGGT
This window harbors:
- a CDS encoding NAD-dependent dehydratase — translated: MSRKVVVTGGAGYIGSHVVDALVRQGAEVFVIDDLSSGSTENISRHFGSENFHFIKASVLDEKVVDQFVAGSELVFHLAAAVGVRTIVEQPLESLLVNVEGTRVVLDAAWRHGVRLVFASTSEVYGKASRVPFSETDDRLLGPTTVHRWGYATAKALDEHLAFAYADKGLSVCILRYFNSYGPRLDPKGYGSVVATFIRQSLAGEPLTIHGDGKQTRCFTYIDDTVQGTLLAAETVTSGAEVFNLGSTEEISVLDLAIKIRELLGSESELRFVPYEEYYGPGFEDTRRRVPDVDRAFRILGWKAKVGLEEGLRRTISWWKERHGI